In Deltaproteobacteria bacterium, a genomic segment contains:
- a CDS encoding ABC transporter permease produces the protein MIDSKWKQTISHSIQEGSRRRAGRFVIGRFPGFGATAWFFFAFLYLPILILVVFSFNTGRSATIWHGFSLEWYGKAFANDDIQRAAVNSLTVAVTATAFATVFATFAALVMVRMNRFRGQNVSYAVLMLPLIVPEIVTAVATLSFFTAVGLNLGLGRVIIAHTVFCTPFAFLPIRARLEGMDATLEQAAQDLYADEWQAFRHVTLPLLMPGVISGAMLSFIISMDDFIITLMIAQAGSTTLPLYIYGMVRMGITPEINAVSTVVLAISITFVSLSYLIGRWK, from the coding sequence ATGATCGATTCGAAGTGGAAACAAACAATCAGTCACTCCATCCAGGAAGGCTCCCGCAGGCGCGCCGGTCGCTTCGTGATAGGCCGGTTTCCCGGATTCGGCGCGACTGCCTGGTTCTTCTTCGCATTCCTATACCTCCCCATTCTGATCCTGGTGGTCTTCTCTTTCAACACGGGCCGCTCAGCCACCATATGGCACGGATTCAGCCTGGAGTGGTACGGAAAGGCCTTTGCCAACGACGACATCCAGCGCGCGGCCGTCAACAGTCTGACCGTGGCGGTTACGGCCACCGCCTTTGCCACCGTTTTCGCTACCTTTGCCGCTCTCGTCATGGTTCGAATGAATCGATTCCGAGGCCAGAACGTCTCTTATGCAGTCCTGATGCTCCCCCTCATCGTTCCGGAGATCGTCACGGCGGTGGCCACTCTCTCATTTTTTACGGCCGTGGGCCTCAACCTAGGACTGGGCAGGGTGATCATCGCCCATACCGTCTTCTGCACTCCCTTTGCTTTCCTGCCCATACGGGCGAGATTGGAGGGCATGGATGCCACTCTGGAGCAGGCGGCACAGGACCTGTATGCCGACGAGTGGCAGGCGTTCCGTCACGTGACCCTGCCCCTGCTCATGCCCGGCGTCATCTCCGGTGCCATGCTCTCCTTCATCATCTCAATGGACGACTTCATCATTACTCTCATGATAGCGCAGGCGGGATCGACCACCCTGCCCCTGTACATCTATGGAATGGTAAGGATGGGCATAACGCCTGAGATAAACGCGGTGTCAACAGTGGTGCTGGCGATTTCCATCACTTTTGTTTCACTCTCTTACTTGATAGGGCGATGGAAATAA
- a CDS encoding 4Fe-4S dicluster domain-containing protein — protein sequence MEKVILVDIEKCTGCGRCTLVCSGLKEGVFAPSKSRIHLVNFAREGLSVPNVCFHCEEPACAEACPVEAISRNGTGAVVVDRDACTGCGVCVEACPYGMIWLDDEGLACKCDLCRGDPECVKVCQPGAIAFAVPEGNSLEERIFQMSKKSGRDDPRERRLEIAEIFRERYR from the coding sequence ATGGAAAAGGTTATTCTCGTCGATATCGAGAAATGCACGGGGTGCGGCCGGTGCACCCTTGTCTGTTCCGGTCTGAAGGAGGGGGTCTTCGCACCTTCAAAGTCGAGGATCCATCTTGTCAACTTCGCAAGGGAGGGGCTTTCGGTACCCAACGTCTGTTTCCACTGCGAGGAACCCGCCTGCGCCGAGGCCTGCCCTGTGGAGGCGATCTCTCGGAACGGTACAGGCGCGGTGGTTGTGGACCGAGACGCCTGTACAGGCTGCGGTGTCTGTGTAGAGGCCTGCCCTTACGGCATGATCTGGCTCGACGATGAGGGCTTGGCCTGCAAGTGTGACCTCTGCAGAGGTGATCCTGAGTGCGTCAAAGTCTGCCAGCCCGGTGCGATCGCCTTTGCCGTGCCTGAAGGCAATTCCCTTGAGGAGCGCATCTTTCAGATGTCCAAGAAAAGCGGCAGGGACGACCCCAGAGAGCGGCGGCTCGAAATCGCCGAGATCTTCAGGGAGCGCTACCGATAG
- a CDS encoding extracellular solute-binding protein, producing the protein MKRVYCLLVAVLAIWFCASSVMAQGHLFLYNWTDYTSPDLIKKFEKETGIKITLDTYDSNETLLAKLKAGGGGYDIVVPSQNFVPIMIKEGLLQKINASQLKGYENIIDSLKSPPWDPGNVYSVPWQNGTTAFSVNTDVYKGDINTYKILFEPPPELQGKIAMFGSPDEVIPMALIYLGFEQCNENPREMKQVQELLLRQKPYVKVYNSDGILERLISGDVAIHCNWNGYAMRTRMQNPSIKYAYPVEGVLSWADSLVVPKDAKNRENAIKFIEFMLKPENAAVQSNFARYSNGIKGSEAFMDEDLKNAPEMHVPPGIKRVFNMACSEKSIKLYDRVWTRLMQ; encoded by the coding sequence ATGAAGAGGGTCTATTGCTTACTGGTGGCCGTCTTGGCAATCTGGTTCTGTGCATCGAGCGTCATGGCTCAGGGGCACCTGTTTCTTTACAATTGGACCGACTACACTTCTCCGGACCTGATCAAGAAGTTCGAAAAAGAGACCGGAATCAAGATCACACTCGATACCTATGACTCCAACGAGACGCTCCTTGCAAAACTCAAAGCCGGGGGAGGCGGATACGATATCGTCGTTCCCTCGCAGAACTTCGTGCCAATAATGATCAAGGAAGGGTTGCTGCAGAAAATCAACGCTTCTCAGCTCAAGGGGTACGAAAACATCATAGACAGCTTGAAGAGCCCTCCATGGGACCCGGGCAACGTATACTCGGTTCCATGGCAGAACGGTACCACTGCTTTCTCCGTCAACACGGACGTGTACAAGGGAGACATCAACACTTACAAGATCCTCTTTGAACCACCGCCTGAACTCCAGGGGAAGATAGCCATGTTCGGTTCCCCTGACGAGGTGATCCCCATGGCCCTGATCTACCTGGGGTTTGAGCAGTGCAACGAGAATCCCCGGGAGATGAAGCAGGTCCAGGAGCTGCTCCTCCGGCAGAAACCGTATGTCAAAGTCTACAATTCAGACGGCATCCTCGAAAGGCTCATCTCCGGAGATGTGGCCATCCATTGTAACTGGAACGGCTATGCCATGCGCACCAGGATGCAGAACCCGAGTATCAAGTATGCCTACCCGGTGGAGGGTGTCCTGAGTTGGGCGGACAGCCTCGTGGTCCCCAAGGATGCAAAGAACAGGGAAAATGCAATCAAGTTCATCGAGTTCATGCTCAAGCCCGAAAACGCCGCTGTTCAGTCGAACTTCGCCCGTTACTCCAACGGGATAAAGGGCAGCGAAGCCTTCATGGACGAAGACCTGAAGAACGCCCCGGAGATGCACGTACCGCCGGGTATCAAGAGGGTCTTCAACATGGCCTGTTCGGAGAAGAGCATCAAACTCTATGACAGGGTCTGGACCAGGCTGATGCAGTAA
- a CDS encoding ABC transporter ATP-binding protein yields the protein MAAESAIVMNNVTKVFDRDTNRPVTALENVSLAINDNEFFTLLGPSGCGKTTLLRLIAGFDEPTRGEILLFGKNLRGLPPQKRPVNTVFQHYALFPHMTVAENVGFGLKMLGKDEREITRTVEEMLELVKMREFGHRKPTQLSGGQQQRVALARALAPRPKVLLLDEPLSALDLKLRQEMRGELKTLQRETGITFVFVTHDQVEALTMSDRIAVMSLGQLQQKGTPNEIYEQPVNRFVADFIGETNFLEATVSGIDGKVARCSIGEGMELLVDEVGNKKLGDRVTLALRPEKISFRPASEAVRGGLVGEVRDSVYVGTDTTYHIALDGGVEIIVRGQNSIMGESRFKVGNRVELRVARGAARILMD from the coding sequence ATGGCCGCAGAGTCGGCGATCGTGATGAACAACGTCACCAAGGTTTTCGATCGGGATACCAACCGGCCGGTCACCGCTTTGGAGAACGTCTCCCTTGCCATCAACGACAACGAGTTCTTTACACTACTCGGGCCTTCTGGATGCGGCAAGACCACGCTGCTCCGCCTGATAGCCGGTTTCGACGAGCCGACCCGTGGAGAAATCCTCTTGTTCGGCAAGAACCTAAGGGGCCTTCCTCCACAGAAGCGTCCTGTCAATACGGTTTTTCAACACTACGCCCTGTTCCCCCATATGACCGTGGCCGAGAACGTTGGATTCGGCCTGAAGATGCTCGGCAAGGATGAGAGGGAGATCACCAGAACGGTTGAGGAGATGCTGGAGCTGGTGAAAATGAGGGAATTCGGCCACCGCAAACCCACCCAACTCTCGGGCGGACAGCAACAGCGGGTGGCCCTGGCGAGGGCGCTCGCTCCAAGGCCTAAGGTCCTGCTCCTCGACGAACCCCTCTCTGCCCTGGATCTGAAACTCCGCCAGGAGATGCGGGGCGAACTCAAGACACTCCAGAGGGAGACGGGCATCACCTTCGTCTTCGTCACTCACGACCAGGTCGAGGCGCTGACCATGAGCGATCGCATCGCCGTGATGTCCCTCGGCCAACTCCAGCAGAAGGGAACGCCGAACGAGATCTACGAACAGCCTGTCAACCGGTTCGTGGCGGACTTCATAGGGGAAACCAATTTCTTGGAAGCTACCGTCTCCGGGATCGACGGCAAAGTGGCACGTTGTTCTATCGGGGAGGGCATGGAACTCCTGGTGGATGAAGTGGGCAACAAGAAACTCGGTGATCGAGTGACTCTTGCCCTTCGGCCTGAAAAGATATCGTTCCGGCCTGCCAGCGAAGCAGTCCGGGGAGGGCTCGTCGGGGAGGTCAGGGACTCCGTCTATGTCGGCACGGACACGACCTATCACATAGCCCTGGATGGGGGGGTCGAGATTATTGTCCGGGGACAGAATTCGATCATGGGCGAGAGCCGGTTCAAGGTAGGCAACAGAGTGGAACTGAGGGTGGCGCGAGGCGCCGCCCGGATCCTGATGGACTGA
- a CDS encoding acyltransferase encodes MARTVRCGLIQAGCTVSGNEDIETIKKAMIEKHVKMIEEAGRKGVQILCLQELFYGPYYPAEQNPKWYDLKEKVPEGPTVSMMTEFAKKYDMVMVVPVCEEAITGVYYNTAAVIDSGGEYLGKYRKNHLPHAHPGFWEKFYFKHGNLGYPVFETAYATIGVYLCYDRHFPEGPRLLGLNGAEIVFNPSATVAGLSEYLWKLEQPAHAVANGYFVGAINRVGHEQPWDIGEFYGTSYFCNPRGEIIAEASRDKDELLVADLNIDMIEEVRKVWQFFRDRRPETYDDICELLP; translated from the coding sequence ATGGCTAGAACCGTCAGGTGCGGCTTGATCCAGGCGGGTTGTACCGTGTCGGGTAATGAAGACATCGAGACCATCAAGAAGGCCATGATTGAGAAGCATGTGAAGATGATAGAGGAGGCCGGCCGGAAGGGGGTCCAGATCCTCTGCCTCCAGGAACTCTTCTACGGGCCCTATTATCCAGCCGAGCAGAACCCGAAATGGTACGACCTCAAGGAAAAGGTCCCCGAAGGCCCTACAGTCTCCATGATGACGGAATTTGCGAAGAAATACGATATGGTCATGGTCGTGCCGGTATGTGAAGAGGCGATTACGGGTGTCTACTACAATACCGCCGCCGTGATCGACTCCGGGGGGGAATACCTCGGGAAATACCGCAAGAACCACCTCCCCCATGCCCACCCGGGTTTCTGGGAGAAGTTCTATTTCAAACACGGCAACCTCGGATACCCGGTTTTTGAGACAGCATACGCAACAATCGGCGTCTATCTCTGTTACGACCGCCACTTCCCCGAGGGACCCAGGCTCCTTGGGCTCAACGGCGCGGAAATCGTGTTCAACCCGTCGGCCACTGTGGCCGGGCTTTCCGAGTATCTCTGGAAGCTCGAACAGCCGGCCCATGCCGTTGCAAACGGCTATTTCGTGGGAGCCATCAACCGGGTGGGACACGAGCAGCCCTGGGACATAGGCGAGTTTTACGGAACAAGCTATTTCTGCAACCCCAGGGGAGAGATCATTGCGGAGGCGAGCAGAGACAAGGACGAACTCCTCGTAGCCGATCTGAATATCGACATGATCGAAGAGGTGAGAAAGGTCTGGCAGTTTTTCAGGGATCGAAGGCCGGAGACATACGACGACATATGCGAGTTGTTGCCTTAA
- a CDS encoding histone deacetylase family protein — MITVFSEDHRLHHGKYELIDGRFMPPFENPVRADRIMARIREVGLGEVVTPRDHGLDPIAQVHTRRFIEFMQTAHEQWRKEHGDTDALPICWPTRTLRQTEPETIDGRLSYFSFDAGTPITSGTWQAATSAANVAMTGVELIQEGEEAVFSLCRPPGHHASMDLYGGYCFFNNAAIAVKALLGKEGAERVAILDVDYHHGNGTQAIFYGRGDVLFVSLHADPAQEYPYFLGYADETGEGKGEGANRNFPMPWGTEWPSYLESLEKGLAIIRDFGPDTIVVSLGVDTFEEDPISRFRLKSDDYLRLGEKIGRLSLPTLFIMEGGYAVEQIGINVVNLLTGFEGA; from the coding sequence ATGATAACAGTCTTCAGCGAGGATCATCGTCTTCATCACGGGAAATACGAGTTGATCGACGGCCGGTTCATGCCGCCCTTCGAGAACCCGGTCCGGGCGGACCGTATCATGGCTCGAATCCGGGAGGTGGGCCTGGGAGAAGTCGTTACTCCCAGGGACCACGGGCTCGATCCGATCGCACAGGTGCATACGCGGCGATTCATCGAATTCATGCAAACGGCCCACGAGCAGTGGCGCAAAGAACACGGCGATACGGATGCGCTGCCAATCTGCTGGCCCACCAGGACGCTGCGCCAGACCGAGCCAGAGACGATCGACGGGAGATTGAGCTACTTCTCCTTTGATGCCGGTACGCCCATTACCTCCGGGACTTGGCAGGCCGCGACCTCTGCAGCCAATGTGGCAATGACCGGCGTGGAACTGATCCAGGAGGGCGAGGAGGCGGTCTTTTCCCTCTGCCGCCCTCCCGGGCATCACGCATCAATGGATCTGTACGGCGGTTACTGCTTCTTCAACAACGCGGCCATCGCCGTCAAAGCCCTCCTGGGCAAGGAAGGAGCAGAACGGGTGGCAATACTTGACGTAGACTACCACCACGGCAACGGTACACAGGCGATCTTCTATGGTCGCGGCGACGTGCTCTTTGTCTCGCTCCATGCAGATCCTGCCCAGGAATACCCCTATTTCCTGGGCTATGCGGACGAGACCGGTGAGGGCAAGGGAGAAGGGGCCAACAGGAACTTCCCCATGCCCTGGGGCACGGAGTGGCCTTCCTATCTGGAGTCCCTCGAGAAGGGACTTGCCATCATACGGGACTTCGGCCCTGACACGATCGTGGTCTCCCTTGGTGTGGACACCTTCGAGGAGGATCCCATCTCAAGGTTTAGACTCAAGAGCGATGACTACCTCAGGTTGGGAGAAAAGATCGGCAGGCTCTCCCTGCCGACCCTCTTTATCATGGAGGGGGGGTACGCGGTCGAACAGATCGGCATCAACGTGGTCAATCTGCTCACGGGTTTCGAGGGGGCCTAG
- a CDS encoding ABC transporter permease — protein sequence MQLPPSQRLRRILGLGPAVGIIFVFMVIPMGIIAVYSFLESNPYGGVRPHLSPDAYVQFLFERDLDGTLVFNKAYLLIFWRSFLLAGATTILCLLIGFPTAYFMAMQPPSRKNLLVFLVTIPFWTNLLIRTFCWILILRDTGIINNVLAALGIVHKPLTLLYTDGAILLGLVYTYIPFMVLPIYATVEKFDIRLFEAAHDLYANRRQLMRWVVLPLAAPGIVAGSLLVFIPSLGAFIAPNLLGGGKHLMIGSLIQLQFASSRNWPFGSAAALILLSFVLGAMTIYILGPARKSRIEDHG from the coding sequence ATGCAACTGCCGCCCAGTCAAAGACTTCGCCGCATCCTCGGGTTAGGACCAGCGGTGGGGATCATCTTCGTTTTTATGGTGATCCCCATGGGCATAATCGCTGTCTATTCCTTTCTCGAGTCGAATCCGTACGGTGGTGTGAGACCCCATCTCTCGCCGGACGCCTATGTTCAGTTCCTCTTCGAGAGAGACCTCGATGGCACTCTGGTTTTCAACAAGGCCTATCTCCTTATCTTTTGGAGGTCGTTCCTTCTGGCAGGGGCAACGACCATTCTCTGCCTGTTGATCGGGTTTCCTACGGCATACTTCATGGCCATGCAGCCGCCGTCCCGGAAGAATCTATTGGTCTTCCTTGTGACGATCCCCTTCTGGACCAACCTCCTCATCCGCACCTTCTGCTGGATCCTCATCCTCCGCGACACGGGCATCATCAACAATGTCCTGGCTGCTCTAGGGATAGTCCACAAACCCCTCACGTTACTCTATACGGACGGGGCGATCCTTCTAGGATTGGTCTACACTTACATCCCCTTTATGGTGCTGCCCATCTACGCAACTGTGGAGAAATTCGACATCCGGCTCTTTGAGGCGGCCCACGATCTGTATGCCAACCGCAGGCAGCTCATGCGATGGGTTGTCCTGCCCCTTGCGGCCCCGGGAATCGTTGCAGGCAGTTTGCTGGTCTTCATACCAAGTCTGGGGGCTTTCATCGCCCCGAATCTTCTCGGCGGGGGCAAGCACCTCATGATCGGCAGTCTCATCCAGCTTCAGTTCGCCTCCTCACGAAACTGGCCTTTCGGCTCGGCGGCCGCGCTGATTCTATTGTCCTTCGTCCTGGGTGCAATGACGATCTATATCCTAGGCCCCGCGCGGAAGAGCAGAATCGAGGACCACGGATGA
- a CDS encoding aldehyde ferredoxin oxidoreductase family protein, translating into MDLYQGRIIRVDLSRGELTVEETRKDWIDRYIGGMGLAFRYLFDEVDPQVDPLSPENPMIFMTGPLAGTLAPLTCRTILVSKSPKSGTIFQSSVGGAVAAEIKYAGYDGIIIKGKAPKPVYLSVKDARIEIRDAGSLWGKGIYATEKALKELEGDAEIKTLSIGPAGENLVPMACIGSESYRQFGRDGTGTLMGSKNLKAIAIRGTGAVHVANMSGFLDYVREISSTDLMTERNLWAHTDGTPILVEAMNEMGIHPTRNFQEGTFEGWERISSDAVKSIKKGARACHSCPMACGNFVRTEKAMVEGPEYETLALGGSNCAVADIEAVALFNELCDDMGLDTISTGNTIAFSMEMTERGIHDFGVTFGDKENYLRIPDEMAHLQGRGRELAQGVRYLAEKFGGREFAMEIKNLELPGYDPRGNYGMGLAYATSDRGACHMPAFTVFSEKPFDLEAMAEEVVAGQNRNSIKWSMCFCDFWGSVNTRIMSRFLEYGLGKRIPPSELDRIGERIWNLSRLFNLKAGFTRADDDIPQRLKEHPLRKGAREGKVLSVDDFETMLHHYYRIRGWDSEGVPAAEKLEDLGIADLA; encoded by the coding sequence ATGGATCTCTACCAGGGCAGGATCATCAGGGTCGATCTCTCACGAGGAGAGCTTACCGTGGAGGAGACCCGCAAGGACTGGATTGACCGGTACATCGGCGGAATGGGGCTCGCCTTTCGCTACCTCTTTGACGAGGTCGACCCGCAGGTCGATCCCCTCTCACCTGAGAATCCGATGATCTTCATGACCGGTCCGCTGGCAGGAACCCTGGCTCCGCTCACGTGCCGGACCATCCTCGTCTCGAAATCCCCGAAGTCGGGCACGATCTTCCAGTCGAGTGTGGGAGGAGCCGTCGCAGCAGAGATCAAATATGCCGGCTATGACGGAATCATCATCAAGGGGAAAGCCCCAAAGCCCGTCTACCTCTCCGTCAAGGACGCTCGAATAGAAATCAGAGATGCCGGGAGCCTGTGGGGCAAGGGAATCTATGCAACCGAGAAGGCACTGAAAGAACTCGAAGGGGATGCCGAGATCAAGACACTTTCCATCGGGCCGGCCGGTGAGAACCTGGTGCCCATGGCCTGCATCGGGAGTGAGTCGTATCGCCAGTTCGGGCGGGACGGGACTGGAACTCTCATGGGAAGCAAGAATCTCAAGGCTATCGCCATACGTGGGACCGGCGCAGTCCATGTAGCGAACATGAGCGGTTTTCTCGACTATGTTCGAGAGATCTCTTCCACAGATCTAATGACGGAAAGGAACCTTTGGGCCCATACGGACGGAACGCCTATTCTGGTAGAAGCCATGAACGAGATGGGTATCCATCCGACCCGCAACTTCCAGGAGGGGACTTTCGAGGGATGGGAAAGGATCAGCTCCGATGCGGTCAAGTCGATCAAGAAGGGGGCCAGAGCCTGCCATAGTTGTCCCATGGCCTGCGGCAACTTCGTCCGCACTGAAAAGGCCATGGTGGAAGGACCAGAGTACGAAACCCTGGCGCTGGGAGGTTCGAACTGTGCCGTGGCCGACATCGAGGCCGTTGCTCTTTTCAACGAGCTGTGCGATGACATGGGCCTCGATACCATCTCAACTGGAAACACCATCGCCTTTTCCATGGAGATGACCGAAAGAGGCATTCACGACTTCGGCGTTACCTTCGGCGACAAGGAGAACTACCTGAGAATCCCCGACGAGATGGCCCACCTCCAGGGTCGCGGCAGGGAACTGGCCCAGGGGGTTCGGTACCTCGCCGAGAAGTTCGGGGGCAGGGAGTTCGCCATGGAGATCAAGAACCTCGAACTGCCCGGCTACGATCCCCGTGGAAACTACGGAATGGGACTGGCCTATGCCACATCGGACCGGGGGGCATGCCACATGCCGGCCTTCACGGTGTTCAGCGAAAAACCCTTCGACCTGGAGGCGATGGCCGAGGAGGTCGTGGCAGGGCAGAATCGCAACAGCATCAAGTGGTCCATGTGCTTCTGCGATTTCTGGGGGTCTGTGAACACCCGGATCATGTCTCGATTTTTGGAATACGGCCTTGGAAAGAGAATCCCTCCATCGGAGCTCGACCGGATCGGCGAGCGGATCTGGAACCTCTCCCGCCTTTTCAACCTGAAAGCCGGTTTCACAAGGGCGGACGACGACATTCCACAGCGCCTCAAGGAGCACCCGCTCAGAAAAGGGGCCAGGGAGGGGAAGGTTCTCTCCGTAGATGATTTTGAAACCATGCTCCACCATTACTACCGGATACGGGGCTGGGATTCAGAGGGGGTTCCTGCTGCCGAAAAACTCGAGGACCTGGGGATAGCGGATCTTGCCTGA
- the argF gene encoding ornithine carbamoyltransferase — translation MRRFRGRDYLDIQDFDREELIHILDTARQLKLDAKRGVFEPMLRNRSVGLLFDQPSTRTRISFELGVQQMGGIALYLRPGELHLGKKENICDTARVMSRFLDAIMIRWNDFEEMKELARYADIPVINGMSDVNHPCQALADVLTMMERFDTVRGLNVTFMGDGTNVSHSLAKLCTKLGINYTQCGPRKYWLRPEWTEAIEENCRDSGSRFNQTEDVGEATRDCHVVYTDVWWWIGQEAEEAERRERCMPYQVTEELLSKCDRNVIFEHCLPALRGVEVTDEVMDGPRSAVYDQAENRLHTEKALMALLIP, via the coding sequence ATGCGCAGGTTTCGTGGAAGAGACTATTTGGACATTCAGGATTTCGACAGGGAGGAGTTGATACACATCCTGGACACGGCAAGGCAACTGAAACTCGATGCCAAGCGGGGTGTCTTTGAACCAATGCTGAGGAACAGGTCCGTGGGGCTCCTCTTTGACCAACCATCGACAAGAACACGGATATCCTTCGAACTGGGTGTACAGCAGATGGGAGGGATCGCCCTTTATCTGAGGCCCGGCGAGCTGCATCTCGGAAAGAAGGAGAATATCTGTGATACCGCCCGGGTCATGAGCCGCTTCCTGGATGCCATCATGATCCGGTGGAACGATTTCGAGGAGATGAAAGAGCTTGCCCGATATGCCGACATACCTGTCATCAACGGGATGTCGGATGTGAATCATCCCTGCCAGGCATTGGCCGACGTACTGACGATGATGGAGAGATTCGACACGGTAAGGGGGCTCAACGTGACTTTTATGGGCGATGGGACCAATGTCTCCCACTCCCTGGCCAAACTCTGTACCAAGCTTGGTATCAATTACACCCAGTGCGGTCCCCGGAAGTACTGGCTCCGGCCGGAATGGACAGAAGCCATCGAAGAAAACTGCAGAGACTCGGGCAGCCGCTTCAACCAGACCGAGGACGTCGGAGAGGCTACGAGGGACTGCCACGTTGTCTATACGGATGTGTGGTGGTGGATCGGCCAGGAAGCCGAAGAGGCCGAACGGAGGGAGCGTTGTATGCCCTACCAGGTGACCGAAGAGTTGCTTTCCAAGTGCGACAGGAATGTGATCTTCGAACACTGCTTGCCGGCCCTGAGGGGAGTCGAGGTGACCGACGAGGTCATGGACGGGCCCCGAAGCGCCGTCTATGATCAGGCCGAGAACCGGCTCCACACGGAGAAGGCCCTCATGGCGCTTCTAATACCCTGA
- a CDS encoding beta-aspartyl-peptidase — MFKLITGGHLFSPDDRGVQDILIFDEKIAKIGGDLSSVAEQLGAEVISAEDRIVTPGFMDQHVHFLGGGDYEGPAGATTDIEFSSLTRSGITTAVGCLGSEDVARNMLDLVRRARDLEKLGITTYVYSGSFNVPSPTITGSVRNDVTVIDKVLGVKFAISEAMASFASLSDLAEVAKDSFLGGLIGGRKGVVHIHVGRRPERMDRLFDL, encoded by the coding sequence ATGTTCAAGCTGATAACAGGGGGCCATCTGTTTTCCCCGGATGACCGCGGCGTCCAGGACATACTCATATTCGACGAAAAGATCGCAAAGATCGGCGGGGATCTGTCCTCCGTGGCAGAGCAACTGGGGGCAGAAGTTATTTCCGCTGAGGACAGAATTGTAACCCCCGGCTTTATGGACCAGCACGTCCACTTCCTGGGAGGAGGGGACTACGAAGGCCCTGCGGGTGCGACCACGGACATCGAGTTCAGTTCGCTGACTAGGTCGGGCATAACGACCGCTGTCGGCTGCCTCGGCAGCGAGGATGTCGCAAGGAACATGCTGGATCTTGTGAGACGGGCCCGCGACCTGGAGAAGTTGGGAATAACGACCTACGTGTACTCGGGTTCATTCAACGTCCCTTCACCCACCATAACCGGAAGCGTGCGCAACGACGTAACCGTCATCGATAAGGTTTTGGGTGTGAAATTCGCCATCTCAGAAGCGATGGCTTCATTTGCCTCTCTCAGTGACCTGGCCGAGGTGGCCAAGGACTCCTTTCTGGGCGGCCTGATCGGTGGAAGGAAGGGGGTGGTGCACATCCACGTGGGGAGAAGACCCGAACGGATGGATCGACTCTTCGATCT